Genomic window (Psilocybe cubensis strain MGC-MH-2018 chromosome 1, whole genome shotgun sequence):
ACTGGAAGCGCGAGTGACTGAAGTAACGAAAGGAAGTATACGGTAGAATACATTTGCGAGTGCGAGTAAGAAAAATATAACCTGGTCATGGTCAAGATTTTCACAAAACCCGCATGAATATTTCCTCGGGGGAGGTATGCGCGGACTTTGTTTCTTTGAGGTTTTCGGAGGTGCTGATAGTCGAGATTGGATATATCAATAATCTTAATCAGTGATCACTCGGTCGGAAAATGGACGTGGACGCGGTTTAATTTATATCATCCCATCCCCCGTATACTCTGCTCACCGTGAGTCACGGTGTTGTAATCACCCTCGGTATAAGTCTGATACCACACCAGTGGTCAACCCGCAAAATCATACGCCGAAATATGCTATATAGAAAAGTTAGCGAGAAGGTTTCTCTGAGATatttgtacatgtacatgtccTGAGACTGGGCAACAGTAGATCGAcctactactactacacATAATCACACGAATCACGATATATCGCATCTCTTTTAGTTTTACAGCTAAAGCGCTAAATATAAATCCTAACCCCAACTACGTATACGCGTCCGTCGCTTCGTATACACCGCTTTTCACAAGCATATCACAAATGCAAACGCTACATTATAGTACTATAGCTCTTCATGCAGCGTGCAGTGTCCAGTGTCTACTGATGAtaaaatctatttataaaTGGCATATACTTACGCCCGAATCCCATTCTCAAAGCCGCCGGCACCAGGAGAATTAGGATAATTTGCCACTTGGGTCGGTGCCTTGACTATGACATGACGCCTTGACCTCGAGTTCTCGGGTACGCgtgtgcgggtgcgggtgcgcaGGCAGTGGGTTAGGTATTACTATTAGTTATATAAATTCTCTCAGACCGGGTCTCTGTTAAATGTTTAGCTGTGCGATGTAAAATGTGTAAGTGTAGCCGCCGGCTTACGAGTGGGTTTACATGTCCCCGACCTCCGTGGACTTCAGTTGTCAAGACTCAGACCTAAGACTCAGACCCAAGACTCAGACTCAAAACTTAGACTACTCCAAGTCTAAGTGCGATATCAATAAATTATAAAATCAATCTTACATTCCCTCTCCTAGTCCCCTCTCACGAAGTggattcaatttttttttctttatatTCAATGAGGAATGTCAAAATGATACATGGGACGTTGGGTGTGTATAAAGGGTATATATGAATATaaggataggataggataggatggGTTTGTTTGTAGTTGACGAGCAAGGCAAGATTAGACTAGACTAGATGGCGAAGACAAGAGGAGACAAGCGACTCTGGAGTCTATGCTCCAGAGCTCAGAACTCAGAGTCTGTCTGTATCATGATCACGGTATAGTAGTTAGTAGGCGCATAAACTTGAATATCATCTTGTATAAAGTAAAGTAAAGTAAAGTAAAGTAAAGCAAAAGTAAGACCCTGGATGATACATCAGATCAGCGTGTCAAGTGCTCGTGCGTCAGCATCTGTATCTGCATTGATAGTCAAGGTGTAGCGGtacgtgcgtgcgtgcgtgcgtgcttGCATAGTGCATAGTGCATAGTAAGCACCCGACTTGGAATCTGCGAGGTTTGATCATACTCAGGCTTTACAAATTACCTAGGTCTTGCAGACGCGTCTTGCAGCCTGATTGTCTTCACGACGTTCACGTCACGTACTAAGACGCGCGGCGCCGCGCTGGTGGGACACGTGTTTCCATTTACCATATCACGGGATTTCATACGAATAGTATAGGGGGCTAGGGGTATTCCGGAAGTTATGGTCAGGCAACGTTGAATGCATTCCGGGGCAGAAGATGTAAGCACGCATCAGGGGAAAGAGCCGTGGTATGCACTGCGGAGCGACGGAGCGGAGCGGTGTGTGATGCGCGTACTTGTCTGCTAAGTTCAGGGTCGGAGGTGCGGTGGACGGTGACTCGTCGGTGAGTCGGGTTGTATAATGTTATTTTATTATATTATAAGCATCATTTGGATTTTTTATTATATTGTATTCTATACTCTGTGTTCCGTATGTTGTATGTGCAGAGACACAGATTGAAACAGAGATAGACACCAGACACAGAAGGAAGGCAAAGGAACAAGGCACTGAAGGGGAAGTGAAGTGATGAAGTGATGGAACCAGGAAATgtgaggatggggatggttATTGATATTATTAATGTGTATGTGGATGTTTGATTTGAAAGGGGAGGGAAGTGGAAGCGGACGCAGTCAAAACTTGCATTTGCACGAACggaaataaataaataaataaagtATTACAAATACATTACCGAAAATAACATCATCAGCGAAAGGAAAGGGGGTTCGGTTGCGGTTGGGGGGGTGGCTAaaaattgaatattgaattcGCGCGTAATTCAATTgcattcaattcaattcaatgcGTAATCATGATCCCATTCTAATTCGACccgccgcctccttctctctTCTGGTTGATCATTTGATATTTGATGCCAATCACATATCCGGATCCGGATAAACCACCGATCAATCTTGCTGTACGAATGGGTATATGGATGTTCGTGTATGCTATATATCAATTCATCAATCGTTGTATCACATCACGTATCAACGAACCGCGAACCATGAACTGCGAACCAAGTTCTACGTCACCGATTCACGAAACTattattatattatattaatTATTATTATGTAATTTCTGTTTTGTAAATTGTAATAGTGTGTGCCTATTCCTATTCCCGTGCCGCTCTCACCCCCATCTCaatcccattcccattcccattccacTCATATTTCCattttgcatttgcatttccatttccatttccatttttccATTTGCGACTTTCCTTTTATGTGAAGTGCACAGCACAGCACAACACATCTGATCTCGGAATAGTTATAGTTATAGGATAGAGTAAAGTGAGATCGAAACCGAATCGAATCGAGAAGCGAGTGCCGTGCATGCATGCGTTAGTTAACCCGCGCCGTCCGCCGTGAGTTGGCCCCCAGCCCCCAGCCATTCtgttgggtgggtgtgaGACCTGAAAGAGGTGACATCCATATTCGTCCCGTCCCGTCTCCCCATTCCATCCATATCCATTTCCGTCATATCGCTTTTTTTCAAGGGGACCGGTAAATTTAAatattctttttctcttaATTTTTTTGCGCGATCTATCGAATCCAAATCCGTATCGGTATCCATATTGATAGTGTCCGAGAGCAGACCTGACCTGAACCTGTCCATtgcatacatacatacatacgtaCATACTTAACTTTCTTACTTATCgctccttttttttttctgtctttTGCTTGTTGTTGCATAGAGAGTGGTTTGCTCTATCCTAtccacgcacacgcacataATTCCGTCCGAGTTCGTTTGGCTGTTCACCACcacacccaccaccaccaccaacaactAACATCTATACACGACGCCGACGCACGACGAACGACGCGCTCGTAGGCACATTTGACCACGACCGCACGCACGCATATATACACCGTCGCTATCCATCCTAATTGCAGAACACAGACTGGCGCACTTTGACTCCTACCTACCTACCCTACCTACCTGCCTACCTACATTGACGAACGACGGAACGGAACGAGTCAAGGCTAAGctgagacgagacgagacgagacgagacacCGGGATTAGGACTTGAAAAGACACCTTTGATTCTTGATTCTTGAGACGAAACACGGAACACGGGACTATGGCGCACACCGCATCTGCAGGTGGCCCGGCGTACGGTggtatgggcatgggcatgaGTATCGGTTTGGGTGTTGGAATGGCGCTGCCGTACACTAGCGGtgcgagctcgagctcgagctcgagctaCGCTGTGCATCCTTCGAGTTACGCTTCTGGGTCGGGGTCGGGGTCGAGTTCGAGTGGGAGCGCAAGCTCAAGTGGAAGCTCGAGTTCGCAGTATAGCGGGAGCTACTCGTCAGCCtctacatctacatctacatctacatccaccacctccgcccccgcctcctcatcttcctcacaCCCCGCCTCCGCGCATACATCATGGCgcaccacctccgcctccacctcaAATAcaggttcaggttcaggtgcaggtgcaggtcCAGGGCTAGCGCCCAACCCGCCACTCCCGCTTACCCCGCCGATGTCGACGAGCTTCGCGCACCGCGTGGCCGTGGCGTACCATCCTTCGCACTCGCATCCTTCATCACATACGTCTGgtcctcagcagcagcaggcgtcTCATAGTACCCTCCCCACATATTCACACCCacatacgcatacgcatGCCCCTCCGCCttcaacgacgacgacgacgacgacgacgttaCCGCCTATAGCCCACCTCGAGCGGCACCtccctccgccgccgccgcccccTCCTACACACTCtacgtctgcgtctgcgtctggtGCCCCGCATATGCAGTCGTATTCGCAGTATCATCAAAATTATCAGCCACAGCAGCAGggtcagcagcagcagagtCAGCTGCAGAATTTACAgaatcaacaacaacaccagcagcagccgcaACTGCAGCCGCACCAGAATCAGCAGCAtaaccaacaacaacaccagcagaatcagcaacagcagctacaacaacagcaccagcaccagcaccagcagcagcagcagactCTGCAAAACCAGCAGAACCAGCAGAACCAGCAGAACCAGACGTATGCGCCGATGAATGCGCCAACCCAGAgccagagtcagagtcagagtcagggTTTGACGTACCCGAGCACCAGTTTACCACCTCGTAAGTcttcttcgtttttttttttttgttgttgttgttgttgttgttgttgttgttgttgttgttgctgtgttctttttttcttttgctttgccttgtcttttttttctttcttgtacTTGTACTTGTACTGGATTTTTTCAAGTActcgaatttttttttatcttgcaaggtttttttttttctttttctctttttttcgtcatcttttttttcatctttttcttcatctttttgGTGTTTTATTGATCTGTCtatgctttttttttgttttttttttgtgcgTATTGCTAACACGTCCTTTGTCATCCAAGCAGTTACTCCGCCAGACGACGTACCCCATGCGCACGCTGCGCGCTtgcctgcgcctgcgcctgcacCGGCACCTGCGCCTTCTCAACAACCACCTTCCcgacaaccacaaccacaacagcCATCCCAAcaatcacaaccacaacagcaacagcggagccagcagcagcagcagcaaactAGGTCGGCTAGGTCGGCTCAGCAGCAGGCGCAGTTACCGCGCGTCGCGTCGGGCGAAGGGGATGTTTtttattcgcattcgcagGCGCAGGCTTCGAGTGGTGGGACGTACCAGCAGCAGAATGCGGTGGTGTATCAACAATCGCAacaccagcagcaccagcagcatggGTATCATCATCCCGCGCCGCAGcctggacctggacctggacctggacctggacctggacctggacctggacctgTGGGTGAGATACAGGCGCAGgcgcatcagcatcagcattatcagcatcaacaacaaaatagcgcgccgcctccgccgccgccgccgccgccctctCAGTCCACCCAACAccctcagcagcagcagcagcagttgCAACCCCATCATCAACCTCAACCCTCGCACCAACCGCCGTCaactcagcagcagcagccacaaccccaaccccagcACCAACCCCAACAACATCCGCAACAGTCCATccagcctcagcctcagccctCGCACCAACCGCCGTCAgctcagcaccagcagcagcagcagccggtGATAATCGACTGGCTGGACGCGTCGCGCACGCGCTCGGGGCGGTTTATAGCTGAGAAGACGTGTGAGATGATATGTTATTTGTGGTTCGCTGCGCCGCCTCCTGTGCCTGTTGTGACTGCTGTAACTACATCTGGGTCTGGTATGAGCAAGAAGGTGGAGGATAAGAGGGAGGCGGAGGTTTTGGGGGAGGATAAGAGTGCGAGTGGGAGTGAGGGGAGTAGTGCGAGTGAGGAAGGgatggatgttgatgatgatgaggaggaggagggggatgtggatggagaggatgtggatgtggagggAGATATGGAGGATGGGgatgtggatatggatgGTATGAGTGGAAGGAGAACGGGAAGTGGCagagggaaaggaagagggagggggagggggaggggaagaggaagaggcaacGGTGTAGAGTCGCCTGCGACGTCCGTGTCGTCTGCGGCGTCGTCTTTGCCTAGTATCAAACGCTCGTCGTTACACTCCGCCCACACCACCTCCTCATCCACCCAACCCGCCCACATcacccccgccgccgccgccgccgcccccaCCCAAGCCCACCCCCCCGCACCACCCGCACGCCCCCCAACAACAGCCCCTTCAACCCTGCAACTCGTCGCCACCCCCACCTTCATCCAATTCATGCAAAAGCTGCTCGAAACAACGCAAGTCTCGCAGAGCGTCATTGTGCTGAGTCTGCATTATATTTATAggttgaaggagaagaacCGGTGGACGCCTGCGCAGAGGGGGAGTGAGTTTAGGATTGCGGTTGCTGGGTTGATGATGGGGAATAAGTTTTTGGATGAGTGAgttgggttttttttggtctcttttgctctctctttttttttttttttttggtggtttATTGATAAATGGAATTCGCTAGTAACACCTACACCAACAAAACATGGTCAGAGGTATCAGGCATCGAGCTGGACGAGATCAACCGCATGGAACGCGAATTTCTCACTGGGGTGGATTTTAACCTGTACGTGGATAAAGCGACGTATGAAGGGTGGTTGAATCTTTTGAAAGGGCTGGTTTTGGCGAAGGAGAGAGATTGTAGGAGGTGGGGGGCGGTTTCGGGGTCGGGTGgggggaggagaggggagaggggggagagagggaggggggtGGGTGCGAGGTATGGgtatgcgcatgcgcatggggagagggagagggggtatgcgagggagagggagagagagtatggaagagagagggagagggagagggagagggggtaTGCGCGCGAGCCGGTGCGCGCGTATACTTCTGCTGCGCTTGCGAGTGGTAGCGgtagcaacagcaacagcaatgcgaatgcgaatgcgaatgcggtGGTGGCGAAGcatccgccgccgccgccgccgggGCCGGCGCAGGGGTATCATTATGCGCAAGAGTATGGGTACGCGGCGGGTGTAGGTGCGAGTCAGGTGTCGAATGCGAGCTATGGCGCTGGGGCTGGGGTTTACtccgccaacgccaacgccaacgcccaGTACACTAGCGCTGGtggcagcaccagcagcagcagcagcaactaCTACAAAATCCCTTATagcaacaacaccacctcctccaacaccacctcctcctccaccaacACCGCCGCCAACAACAGCGCGAACGGGTGCACCGGATACGGATACGGAAACGGAAACGGATACACGAACGGGGGACGACCGACGATGCACCGCGCGCGCTCGAGCTCGCCTACGTTGCGCCGCGCTGtgccttcctcctcttctttgtcttcctcttcgtcgggTGCGGGTTTGGGTTCAGGGTATGCGCCGCCGGTGTTTGGACAGCCTGgtcctgcgcctgcgcctgctcctGGTCCTGtgcagacgacgacgagttCGGGTGTGGCCGCGTTCCATATCCCGCATGTTCAACCCCAGCCTCAGACCCAGGCGCAAGCGTATGCGGTGTATCCTGGTACAACGACGACGTCCACATCCACGACGGCGTCCATGATGAGCTCAGGATCGCATTCGGCGTACTCGTCGCCTTCGCCTGCGCCTCGGTCTTATGTCTATGGACATCATGGATCATATGCGAGTGGGCTGACGATTAATACGAATACGGCGTCGTTTGGTTCGTCTGCGTCGACGACGTCGTTGTCTGCATTATCTGCAACTGCAGCGCCGACAGTGAACGTTACAAATGGCAATGTAGTGAATacgacggcgacggcgacggcgtCAGGCGCAGCGAAACGCACGGCAGAAGCTGCGTTCTCGCCTACGAGCGCGGGGTTCGCGCATGTTCCTTCTAAGAAGGTTGTTggtggttctggttctggttctggttctggttctggttcccTACCCCACTCACACGGACAGGGAGTAAGCCCGCTTGATGGGCTCGCGCTCTCGAGCTTTGAGAGGATGTCGATTGGGAGTGGGGGTGTGTCGCCTTTGATGGGTCAGGTGCATGGTTCTGTTCCTGTGCAGGGCAGTTCGCAAGTTAAGGGCCCGGCGGTGCGTCGTTCGCAGCAGGCGCAAGTACCTGTCAATGTGAACGCGCTGCCGCAGCTCTCGACGGCGTATTCGTATAATGTTGCGGATGATGAGCGCAGGGGGCGTGGGCAGGTTagtctctttcttcttcttcacattTTTTTTGGATGTGGACATTCGCTAACCATCTCTGTTCTACACTCTACACTACACCCccgaaaaaacaaaaacaaatacAAATACAGCCGCTCTACTTCTACGCACTCGCATGCTCGCCCGTTAAGCAGCAGGAGTACGAGTATGGGTATGCGAGCCATGTGCATTCGGCGTGTAATTCTGCGGCGCCGTCGCCTACccctgcgtctgcgtctgcggGGGCTGGGGAGGTGAGGCAGGATAGTATGCTTtcggaggagcaggagcaggcgTATGCGGATGCTGAGGAGAGGGAGCGTGAGAGGGAGCgtgagagggaaaggatgagagagagggagTATGAGAGGGAGtatgagagggagagagattTGGATAGAGAGCGTGAGCGCGAGGAGTATGAGcatgagagggagagggagagggagagggagagggagaggcgCGCACGGGAGCGCGAGGAGGCTGCGCTGGAAGAAGCTGAAGCGCGTCGCGTGCAGTATGCACAGGAGCATAATCAGTACGGGTCGCACTCTCACAGTCACAGCCACACCCCCACCCACGCCCACCACACACATAACCACTCGcattcgcactcgcactcgcataCGCACGGACACAcacacggacacggacacacgcacggacacggacactCGTACGCGCACACGCAGCGCAAGGCGCGTTTGCGGTATCACCACCCGGCACCGTATACCGCTGCGTATTCGTGGGCTTCGTATGCGGATATGAacgcgccgccgccgccgcctgcGCCTGTGTATGTTTCGTCGGCGGCGGTGTCGCCTGTTGGTGGGGTGCTtgtgcatcatcatcatcagcagcagcagcatcagcaaggacagcagcagcagcaaggaCAAGCGGTGGGCCCGCTGCCGCATTTCAGAGATGATGTGTGGGCGCGcccgcctgcgcctgcgagTTCTTAtgtggacgtggacgtggaggaggagatggaagctgaagctgaGTCGTTGCGCGGCGATAACGATAatgagagcgagagcgagggctcttcctcttcttcctcttcctctgacgATGGCGATcgggatgaggatgaggatggcgATGAGggtgaggacgaggacgaggagatgGAGTATGATGGATCGCCCGTGACGATTTTACGGCGGttcccttcttcctctgccaagggccagacgcagacgcagttGATGAAAGCCAAGACCAAGAccaagacaaagacaaagacgaaGACGCTCAACACGCAAGCGTCCGTATCGTCCATCTCGTCCACTGCGACTGTCACACCCGcctcggcgtcggcgtcggcgggGATGTATAGACCGCGCACGCCTCCGCCTACATCTTCGTTATCCTCAatatcctcatcctcctcgtcctcctcatcgttgccgcccccgcccccgccgtcgtcgtcgtcaacaTCGTCGTCGTACCATCGACACAGCCACAGCCACAGCCACAGCCACAGCTACGCGCAGCACGGCCACGTCGAAGCGGCGCCCTTTGCGAATGCGGGTCCGCCTGGTGTGAATGTTGCGTTTACGCCTGGTGGGGGGTGTGCGGTTTATGCTGCCCCTccaccgcctcctcttcctcttcctcatcatcatcatcatcatcattcgGTGGCTGCTGCGcatggtggtgttggtgttggtgttgggcatccgagttcgagttcgggTTTGACGGCGAACTATGCTGCGAGCAgtagtggtagtggtgctggtggtggtggtggtgctgggTATGCGCCTGCGAGCGGGACAGGGTCGGGATATGTGTATGGTTCGACGTATGCGTCTGGGTCTGGCGCTGGGTCTACGTACAACAACGCgtacagcagcagcggcaccggcggcggcggaggaggaggagggtatGGATACGGGTACGGCTACGGCTACGGCTACGCAACGCCTCCATCGACATCATCCGCACATCCGTCCTCTGTGCCTGGGTCTGTGTCCGCGTCCGCATCTAACAACACTCTAAGCTCcagtgtgagtgtgagtgcgAATTCGACGCCGTATACCTGTCCAGGctcgggtgcgggtgcgggtacGGGGTATTATGGTACCAcgcagtcgcagtcgcagtaTTCGTCGCCTGTGTCGTATAGTACGTTTAGTGGGGCGTCGCCTCCTGCGCCTGTTCGTGCGCCGCCTACGCCTGTTCGTGCgccg
Coding sequences:
- a CDS encoding Cyclin-U4-3 gives rise to the protein MAHTASAGGPAYGGMGMGMSIGLGVGMALPYTSGASSSSSSSYAVHPSSYASGSGSGSSSSGSASSSGSSSSQYSGSYSSASTSTSTSTSTTSAPASSSSSHPASAHTSWRTTSASTSNTGSGSGAGAGPGLAPNPPLPLTPPMSTSFAHRVAVAYHPSHSHPSSHTSGPQQQQASHSTLPTYSHPHTHTHAPPPSTTTTTTTTLPPIAHLERHLPPPPPPPPTHSTSASASGAPHMQSYSQYHQNYQPQQQGQQQQSQLQNLQNQQQHQQQPQLQPHQNQQHNQQQHQQNQQQQLQQQHQHQHQQQQQTLQNQQNQQNQQNQTYAPMNAPTQSQSQSQSQGLTYPSTSLPPLTPPDDVPHAHAARLPAPAPAPAPAPSQQPPSRQPQPQQPSQQSQPQQQQRSQQQQQQTRSARSAQQQAQLPRVASGEGDVFYSHSQAQASSGGTYQQQNAVVYQQSQHQQHQQHGYHHPAPQPGPGPGPGPGPGPGPGPVGEIQAQAHQHQHYQHQQQNSAPPPPPPPPPSQSTQHPQQQQQQLQPHHQPQPSHQPPSTQQQQPQPQPQHQPQQHPQQSIQPQPQPSHQPPSAQHQQQQQPVIIDWLDASRTRSGRFIAEKTCEMICYLWFAAPPPVPVVTAVTTSGSGMSKKVEDKREAEVLGEDKSASGSEGSSASEEGMDVDDDEEEEGDVDGEDVDVEGDMEDGDVDMDGMSGRRTGSGRGKGRGRGRGRGRGRGNGVESPATSVSSAASSLPSIKRSSLHSAHTTSSSTQPAHITPAAAAAAPTQAHPPAPPARPPTTAPSTLQLVATPTFIQFMQKLLETTQVSQSVIVLSLHYIYRLKEKNRWTPAQRGSEFRIAVAGLMMGNKFLDDNTYTNKTWSEVSGIELDEINRMEREFLTGVDFNLYVDKATYEGWLNLLKGLVLAKERDCRRWGAVSGSGGGRRGERGERGRGVGARYGYAHAHGERERGYAREREREYGRERERERERGYAREPVRAYTSAALASGSGSNSNSNANANANAVVAKHPPPPPPGPAQGYHYAQEYGYAAGVGASQVSNASYGAGAGVYSANANANAQYTSAGGSTSSSSSNYYKIPYSNNTTSSNTTSSSTNTAANNSANGCTGYGYGNGNGYTNGGRPTMHRARSSSPTLRRAVPSSSSLSSSSSGAGLGSGYAPPVFGQPGPAPAPAPGPVQTTTSSGVAAFHIPHVQPQPQTQAQAYAVYPGTTTTSTSTTASMMSSGSHSAYSSPSPAPRSYVYGHHGSYASGLTINTNTASFGSSASTTSLSALSATAAPTVNVTNGNVVNTTATATASGAAKRTAEAAFSPTSAGFAHVPSKKVVGGSGSGSGSGSGSLPHSHGQGVSPLDGLALSSFERMSIGSGGVSPLMGQVHGSVPVQGSSQVKGPAVRRSQQAQVPVNVNALPQLSTAYSYNVADDERRGRGQPLYFYALACSPVKQQEYEYGYASHVHSACNSAAPSPTPASASAGAGEVRQDSMLSEEQEQAYADAEERERERERERERMREREYEREYERERDLDREREREEYEHERERERERERERRAREREEAALEEAEARRVQYAQEHNQYGSHSHSHSHTPTHAHHTHNHSHSHSHSHTHGHTHGHGHTHGHGHSYAHTQRKARLRYHHPAPYTAAYSWASYADMNAPPPPPAPVYVSSAAVSPVGGVLVHHHHQQQQHQQGQQQQQGQAVGPLPHFRDDVWARPPAPASSYVDVDVEEEMEAEAESLRGDNDNESESEGSSSSSSSSDDGDRDEDEDGDEGEDEDEEMEYDGSPVTILRRFPSSSAKGQTQTQLMKAKTKTKTKTKTKTLNTQASVSSISSTATVTPASASASAGMYRPRTPPPTSSLSSISSSSSSSSSLPPPPPPSSSSTSSSYHRHSHSHSHSHSYAQHGHVEAAPFANAGPPGVNVAFTPGGGCAVYAAPPPPPLPLPHHHHHHHSVAAAHGGVGVGVGHPSSSSGLTANYAASSSGSGAGGGGGAGYAPASGTGSGYVYGSTYASGSGAGSTYNNAYSSSGTGGGGGGGGYGYGYGYGYGYATPPSTSSAHPSSVPGSVSASASNNTLSSSVSVSANSTPYTCPGSGAGAGTGYYGTTQSQSQYSSPVSYSTFSGASPPAPVRAPPTPVRAPPAPAPVRAPPHASEPEAYGYQQGYSTQTQSQSQGQHAYASHSHSHSQYSSQSQYSSPQRVYDVRV